One genomic window of Medicago truncatula cultivar Jemalong A17 chromosome 1, MtrunA17r5.0-ANR, whole genome shotgun sequence includes the following:
- the LOC25482494 gene encoding kirola, translating into MALSGKVFTEIEIRALPAKVYNIFRKQLKKIPDISPDQVQGARLHEGGWENVGSVIHWEYTIDENEESAKVKIETIDDENKVITFSLFDGNVSESYKSFKGTLQVFDCELDINEYGSLVRWTFEYEKVKEDIIGACPDLYLDLVAEVTKDIDYHLELELEQDEQR; encoded by the exons ATGGCTTTAAGTGGAAAAGTGTTCACTGAAATAGAGATTAGAGCACTTCCTGCTAAGGTCTATAATATTTTCAGGAAGCAACTTAAAAAAATTCCTGATATCTCCCCAGATCAAGTACAGGGAGCTAGATTGCATGAAGGTGGCTGGGAAAATGTTGGTTCTGTCATTCACTGGGAATATACAATAG atgaaaatgaagaaagtGCTAAAGTTAAAATTGAGACTATAGATGATGAGAATAAGGTAATCACATTTAGCCTCTTTGATGGAAATGTGAGTGAGAGTTACAAGAGTTTCAAGGGAACATTGCAAGTGTTTGATTGCGAATTAGATATTAACGAATATGGTTCACTTGTTAGATGGACTTTTGAGTATGAGAAAGTAAAGGAGGATATTATAGGTGCATGTCCTGATTTATACTTGGACCTTGTTGCAGAGGTCACAAAAGATATTGATTATCATCTTGAATTGGAATTGGAGCAAGATGAACAAAGATga
- the LOC25482495 gene encoding leucine-rich repeat extensin-like protein 1, which produces MDPQSKIPLRILNLILLLVCVTLPINAMESRKLVEKCTPCGDTPIYSPPPIIYNSPPPPIVYPSPPPPSPSPPPIVYYSPPPPSPKKPPSANCPPPPSSPSSSSSPYVYMTGPPGNLYPVDVNFSGSGATPNGRASFAGFLPLLVCLLSLLVL; this is translated from the coding sequence ATGGATCCTCAAAGTAAAATTCCGCTAAGAATTCTCAATTTGATCTTACTACTTGTGTGTGTTACTCTTCCAATTAATGCTATGGAATCAAGAAAGCTTGTTGAGAAGTGCACACCATGTGGTGACACTCCAATATATTCACCACCTCCAATAATATACaattcaccaccaccaccaattGTGTatccatcaccaccaccaccatctccGTCACCGCCGCCAATAGTATACtattcaccaccaccaccttcaCCTAAGAAACCTCCCTCGGCAAATTGTCctccaccaccatcatcaccatcatcatcatcatcaccatatgTATACATGACTGGACCGCCGGGGAACCTGTATCCAGTTGATGTGAATTTCAGTGGATCAGGAGCAACCCCCAACGGCCGCGCGAGTTTTGCTGGATTCTTGCCActtttggtttgtttgttgAGCCTTCTAGTCCTTTGA
- the LOC25482496 gene encoding uncharacterized protein → MNSAQVTAFQLGICVKNSKSCVLQKSIVNSFPRIRSISIRDKPLFGLKSLKPLRAGGKGMSENSDENSPWQSITNAMDKFKGQPIEEVLRKQIQKGEYLDNGGSGVKPPGGGGGEGGSGGGSPNGPGGSDDEESYDTRQTIFASGALLSLYIYLIMGKELLRTIFDFLRFIVGLGKTSRIKRILVRLGKLYKSTKRRKITDEHFLEKAILNTPTWWYDPQDFRTAVKNYYASDADE, encoded by the exons ATGAATTCTGCTCAAGTTACTGCATTTCAGCTTGGAATTTGTGTGAAAAATTCTAAATCATGTGTTTTGCAAAAGAGTATTGTAAACTCTTTCCCTCGGATTCGGAGTATTAGCATAAGAGATAAACCGTTATTTGGGTTGAAATCTTTGAAACCTCTTCGTGCTGGTGGAAAAGGAATGTCAGAAAATAGTGATGAG AATTCCCCATGGCAATCTATTACAAATGCAATGGACAAATTTAAGGGACAACCAATAGAAGAAGTATTACGGAAGCAAATTCAAAAAGGTGAGTATTTAGACAATGGTGGAAGTGGAGTAAAGCCAccaggaggaggaggaggagaaggtgGGAGTGGTGGTGGCAGTCCCAATGGCCCTGGTGGATCTGATGATGAAGAAAGCTATGACACTCGCCAAACTATTTTCGCATCTGGTGCCTTACTATCTCTG TATATCTATCTCATCATGGGCAAGGAGCTTCTAAGGacaatttttgactttttaaggTTTATAGTTGGCTTAGGTAAGACTAGTCGAATTAAGCGTATCTTGGTAAGATTGGGAAAATTGTACAAGAGTACAAAACGGAGGAAAATCACCGATGAGCACTTTTTGGAGAAGGCCATTTTGAATACCCCAACATGGTGGTATGATCCTCAGGATTTTCGTACAGCAGTTAAGAATTACTATGCATCAGATGCGGATGAATAA